TGAACTTCCTCTTCGGGTGGAATTGCGTCACAGTTAAGACTCCCTCTCCAACCTTGCACGCAAACTTGTTGGGTCGACTCCCTCCCGGCAACACCAACGGATGCCACCTCGTATGGGAAATCGTACTCATAGTATGCATATGCTAGCTTGAACACCAAGTATGCGGCATATGTTGTATTTTGTGAGAGCATCTTCTTCTGTATCTTCCCCCGGATCTCCAACTCATTGACACGATAGAACTGAGCGTCTTCGGAGAAGATCCTGCATGTTGCAATCCGCAGTTCATAAGTACTAGTAGCGAAAGGCATCAAAGGCAAAGGCACTAAATTCGCTATGGTAAAATTAAACAAGTACTACTGTGTAAGATTCGAGACGTCTTGCACCTTTTGTCTTCTTTGCTGCAATTCGAAAGTGCACATAAACTGGCCCGGCGCGAGCCCTTGCACCGCGGAATCTGCAACGCCCTCGCCGAAATCGTGAAGCGCTGGGCGCCGGTAGCCTTGTCGAGCTGCATGCTCTGCACGGAGTAATTACACGGCAAATGACATTATATTGAGCCTATTAAACTGCAAGAACGTATCACATGAACGCTGAGTTCGTCGGTATATATATAACGTACCACTAACTTGTGTGGGAGGAGAGCTGGCTGGTCGGAGAGGCGTCGGAACAGCTCCTTCCTGCTCGACGGCTGCGTGCGGGGGAGCTCGCCTTTAGCGAACTGCGGGAGGTTACGGGGCAGGAAGAAGGACCAGACGGCGTCGGAGTCTGCTGCGGCGCGGAAGGCCTGGGAGACGGCGGCCGCGCGGCAGGCGTCCAGCGGCGACGTGAGCGAGACAACACGCACGAGGAGATCCTCCGGCAGTCGCTCCATCTCGCCTGCGGCCGGCGTTGTCTTCGTATGCACGCGCTTCTGTGATTCTGTCCTTGGGACGTTATGGAACTTGTGTTCATATATAGGAGTCTATTGGTACGTAGTATATCAGACCGAGACCGTGGCAGAGTCGGTAAGCTGAATAGAAGCGCCGAACGTACCGTACGTGGTGAGTGAAAGACGCGTCCGGAAAGCTTACTTTTATTTGCAAAGGAGAAAAATACTAGTAGAAGAAAAAAAGATAATGTGCGAGCCCAGTTCTATTTGCAATGgagaaaaatagaagaaaaacaaGGTGATGTCTGAGCCCAGGTTCGAACTGGGGACCTTTAGTGTGTGAGACTAACGTGATAACCAACTACACCACCCAGACAATTTGTTTTTCTTTGAAAGACAAACTATTTAAACGTTGTA
Above is a window of Triticum aestivum cultivar Chinese Spring chromosome 6B, IWGSC CS RefSeq v2.1, whole genome shotgun sequence DNA encoding:
- the LOC123135002 gene encoding F-box protein PP2-B13, with the protein product MQLDKATGAQRFTISARALQIPRCKGSRRASLCALSNCSKEDKRIFSEDAQFYRVNELEIRGKIQKKMLSQNTTYAAYLVFKLAYAYYEYDFPYEVASVGVAGRESTQQVCVQGWRGSLNCDAIPPEEEVHFPHEKADGWMEVELGEFHNEEGDSSGEVSISFMGESKSGLTVLGIELRSKQQKPT